In the genome of Noviherbaspirillum saxi, the window CCTGGATCAGGTGATAGCCGAAAGGCGATTCGACCGGTTCGCTGACTTGTCCCGGCTGCAATGTATCCATTGCGCGTTCGAACTCGGGCACGGTGTCGCCTGGATAGATCCAGCCCAAGTCACCGCCGCGCGACGCCGACAAGTCATTCGAAAACAGTTTGGCAAGGTCTTCGAACTTGGCTGCGTTGTTGTCGAGACGCTGCTTGAGTTCGGTCAGCTTGCGCTTGGCATCGGCCGGCGACACGATCTGGTTGGTCTTGATCAGGATATGGCGTACCTTGGTCTGCTGGACCGATGCGGCGCCCGGCGACTTCAGTACGCTCGGCGTGCGTTCGCCGCCGAACTTGACGATATGAAAGCCGCTGTTGCTCTTGACGACCTGCGACACGTCGCCTTTTTTCATGTTGGCGATCACTTCGATAAACAGTTGCGGCAAGCGCTCGGGACTGCGCCAGCCAAGGTCGCCGCCGGACAAGGCATCGGTGGCGTCGGAATAGGTCGCCGCCAGCTTGGCGAAGTCGCCGCCTGCCTGCAACTGACGCTGCACTTCTTCCGCACGGCGGCGGCGCTCGGCGATCTGCTCGGCCGTCGCATTTTCGGGAATGCGCACCAGGATATGGGCGACATTGAATTCCTTTTGGTCGGCGACCGCGCCCTTTTCAGCGGCGAGATAGTTGTCGACTTCGGATTCGGTGATCTGGATCTTGTTGTCGACTTCGCGTTCGCGCACGCGCTGCATCAGGATGTCTTCGCGGATGTCTTCGCGAAAGCGCGCGAACGGCGTGCCATCCTTTTCCAGTTGGGCGCGGAATTGCGGCAGGGACATCTTGTTCTGTTCGGCGATCCGCGCGATCGCACGATCGAGCATGCTGTCGTCGACGCGAATGCCGTATTCCTTGGCGAGTTGCAACTGCGCGCGGTCGACGATCATGCGCTCCAGCATTTGGCGCTGGAATTCCTGCTGCGGCGGCAGCGCGATGCCCTGATTGCGCATGCGCGTCTCGACGAGGCGCAGGCGTTGGACCAACTCCTGACGGGTGATCACTTCATTGTTGACGACCGCAATGATCGCATCGGCAAGGTAGATGCGCTGCGGCGCATTCTGCGCGGCCGGCGCCGCGGGAGCGGCAGGTTGCGCAACCGGATCCGCGCCGGGCTTGAACTGCGCCTGTGCCGGCATTATCCCGGCGCTGCATACCAGCGCGGTTGCCAGCGCAAGGCGGCACACCTGGCGTACCGGATTCTTGGCGTTTCGCATAGTCTGGAAAGTATTCATAGGATTCACGTGCTTCATGTGGGATCGTTAAGGATTGCCCGGTTGATTGACCAGCTGGTAGCCGGGAATATTCGCGCGCAAGGCATCTAGAGGATTGGAACCGAGGCGGGTCAATCCGTTCAGCTCCAGCTGGAAAAAGATGGCCGAGGTCGCGTTGGACGCCGCGGTCGGCGTGCGCTGGCCGACAACGCGGAAAACCCAGCAATCGGCCTTGTATTCCAGTCCGAGCAAGCCTTCGGCCACCTTGCGGTCGGGCAGCGAATAATTGACGCGCGCCACGCCATACCAGCGGTTGGCAAATGGCCACTGGCCGGACACGTCGACCTGCTCCAGGATATTGATGCGATCGCGCCGGTACTTCAGGTTCAGCACGCTCTTGGGCGCCGGCTGCCATTGCACGCCGTAGTTGGCGCGGCTCACAGAATCGAGCGTCTGGCTGTATTGCAGGTTGCCTTCGACGCTGACCGACGGCGTCAAACGTCCGTAGGCCGAGACCAGCAGGTCGGACCGGCTTTCATTGCGCGCGGCACCCAGCGTGACGCGCTGTTCGTTGAAATAGAAGCGTTGTCCGACCGCCATGCGCATGCGCTCGATACCGCTCGGCTCGATGTAGCGCGAAATCAATGCCGCCGTGATTTCATTGGCGTCGCTGATGCGGTCGTTGCCGATAAAACGGTTTTCGCTGAACAGCTGCGCAAAGCTCAGATCGGCCTCGGCGGTATCGAAGATCGGAAACGCGGTCTGGTCGCGGTAAGGCGTATAGACATAGAACAGGCGCGGCTCCAGCGTCTGCGTCATGGTGTTGCCGAAAAACTTGGCATCGCGCTCGAACACCAGGCCGCTGTCGAGCGATACCGTCGGCAGGAAGCGCGACAAACGGTCCGGCGCTCCGGCCGGCTGGTCCTGCAAATGATATTTGCTGCCGTGTAGCGACAAGCGCGGCGTGATGAAGTAGCCGGGACGGATAATCGGATACGAAATGCGCGGATTGACGAGGAAACGCTCGCCGCGCAACAGGTCCGGATGATAGAAATGCGTCAGTTCCGAATCGACGTTCCAGTCGAAACCGGTGGCATCCTGCCGCCCGGTCTGGAAGGTCAGCTGCGGCAGGCGGTCATACGGCCGCAGGATAGGCGCTGCCGGGTCTTGCAGCACCTGGAAATTGGACATGCGCGCCGACGCATTCCAGAAATTGCCGGCGTAATTGAGCGCAAGATCGCGTCCCAGCATGCGCTGGTTACTGGTGGTAATCGTGCGCGAGAAATCGTCCGGGTAACGGTCGTCCGATGCGCTGTTGACATTCCATGCATAGGACAGGCCCGGCGCGAGCACCTGCGTATGCGTCGACGAAATCGCGTAGCGGTTGGTGCCGGTCTGGCGGTCTTGCGGCAGGTATTCTGCCCGGGTCTGGCCGAAATAGCTCTCGCCCATGTAGCGCGCTTCCGCGCCGAGCTGGAGTCCGCGCCGCGCATAGAGCTTCGGATACAGCGTCAGGTCGCGGTTGGGCGCGATATTAAAATAGTAAGGCACCGTGACTTCGAGGCCGCCCCTGTTGGTGGTGCCTATGGTCGGCGGCAATACGCCGGTCTTGCGCGCCTCCGACAGCGGGAACGACATCGCCGGTGCGGCCAGGATAGGCAGGCCCTTGAAGTAGACCACGGTCTTGTGCGCATAGCCTTCCTCGCGGCCGGCATCGAGATTGAGCTTGCTGGACTTGAGGTACCAGTCGGGGTCCGGTCCTTCGCAGGTACTGTAGGTACCGTCGGTCACGGTGGCGCGGTCTTCGCCCTCGAAATCGATGCGCTCGGCCGCACCCTGCGCATTGTTGCGCTCGAGCCGGTAGGTCGGATGCAGCACATAGCCTTCCTGGGCTTCCAGGCGCAGGCGCAATTCATCGCCGGTATAGGTATCGCCGAAACGGCGCATCCTGATATTGCCCGAGGCTTCGACCTCGTCTTCCACGATACGATAGGTCGCCTTGTCCGCATTCACCGTGGTTGGGCCGCGGATGATTTCAACATCACGCTCCAGAATCACTTCCCGGTCCGGGCGGCCGCTCATTTTTTCGGCACTGACCGTTGCCGGTCCGTCCTTGTCCTCGGCCTTCTGGCGCGGCGCGGACGCCTGCGCGCTCGCCAGCGAAGGCGCGATAGCGACCGTCATGGCGGCGGCCATCAAGCGGAGCAATAGTTGTGATGGAGGAAATGCGGAGAACCGGATCATGAAAAGAAGGGGTCGGCTGGCGCTTTTTTGGAATGAATCCCTTATTATATGGGAACTCCCATCCGTCAACGGATTGTCTCTACTCCCCAGGTTGTTTCATGTCTGTAAATATCGCGTCCGATCTCCGTCTCCAAGAAGCAAAACAATGGCTTGCAACACTGCCTGAAATCAAGGCCCAGCCCGAATCGATCAGGCCGGCATCGTCCGATGCCAGCTTCCGCCGCTATTTCCGCGTCGATGCGCCTGACAACGCGACCTATATCCTGATGGATGCCCCGCCGCAGCAGGAAGACGTGCGGCCCTTCATCCATGTGGCGGAACTGTTCGGCCAGTCCGGCGCTTCGGTGCCGCATATCGTTGCGCAAGATATCGAGCGCGGCTACCTGCTGCTGAGCGATCTGGGCTCGACCACTTACCTGCACCAGCTCAATCACGATACCGCGCACAAGCTTTACCTCGATGCGATCGATTCGCTGATCCTGATCCAGACGCAAAGCAAACCGGGCGAGTTGCCGGAATACGACCGCGCGTTGTTGCATCGCGAACTGATGCTATTTCCGGATTGGTATATCGGCAAGCATCTCGGCATCACGATGACGAGCCAGCAGACTGAAACCCTGAACAAGGTGTTCGACGTCCTGCTGGCCAATAATCTGGCTCAGCCCCAGGTATACGTGCACCGCGATTATCATTCGCGCAACCTGATGGTGACTTCGCAGGGCAATCCCGGCATCCTGGATTTTCAGGATGCGGTATACGGCCCCATTACCTACGACCTGGTGTCGCTGCTGCGCGACGCCTATATCCAGTGGGATGAAGAAATGGTGCTTGACTGGACGATCCGCTACTGGGAACGCGCCAGGCGCGCCGGTCTGCCGGTCACTCCCGACATCGACGCCTTTTATCGCGACTTCGAATTCATGGGCTTGCAGCGCCACCTGAAGGTACTGGGTATTTTTGCACGCCTCTATCACCGCGACGGCAAAGACGCCTACCTAAAGGATTTACCGCTGGTCATGGAATACACGCGCAAGGCGGCCGGCCGCTACAACAATCTGGCGCCGCTGATCAGGCTGCTCGACGAACTGGAAGAAAAAGGTCCGTCAGTGGGCTTCACGTTTTAAGGGATGCGATGAAAGCAATGATCTTTGCGGCAGGGCGCGGCGAACGGATGCGTCCGCTGACCGATACCTGTCCCAAACCGCTGCTGACGGTGCGTGGCCGCCCGCTTATCCTTTGGCACATCCTCAACCTGGTACGCGCCGATATCAAGGATATCGTGATCAACCATGCGCACCTCGGGGACATGATCGAAGAAGCGCTGGGCGACGGCAGCAAGTACGGCGCCCGCATCAGTTACTCGGCCGAAGGCACGGCGCTCGAAACCGCGGGCGGCGTCGCCAAGGCACGGCATCTGCTGGGCGAAGAACCTTTTGTCGCGGTTGCGGCCGATGTCTATTGTCCGCATTTCGATTTCGAGCAGGTCAAGGAAGCCTTGCAGGACAATGACATGTGGGGCAATCCACACCCAGCCGACAAGCGCGACGTCGCCTGGCTGTATCTGGTCAAGAATCCGGCCCACCATTTGAAGGGCGATTTCGCGCTGAACAGTTTTTCGATTGCCAATGAAGGCGATCCGCGTTTTACCTTCTCGGGTATCGGCGTCTATCGCACCGAAATCTTCGACTCGGTGCAGGCGGGACAGTCGGCTCCGATCGCACCGATCCTGCGCGAGTATGCGGCGCGCGGGCAGGTCGGCGGCGAAGTCTATCGCGGCGACTGGACCGATGTCGGCACACCGGAACGGCTTGCGCAGCTAAACGGCTAAACAAACACGGCAGTACACGGCAAAAGGAATCGCAGATGAAATCATACGCAGCACGGCGCGCCGCTCTGATGGCGCAGATGCAAGCCAAGGGCGGCGGCGTCGCCATCATCCCGACCGCGCATGAAGTCATGCGCAACCGCGACGCCGATTATCCGTACCGGCACGACAGCTACTTTTATTACCTGTCCGGATTCACCGAACCCGAAGCCGTGATTGTCCTGGTGGCGGGCAAGGTCAACCAAACCATCCTGTTTTGCCGTGAAAAGAACCTGGAGCGCGAAATCTGGGACGGTTACCGCTATGGCCCGGAAGCGGCACGCGAAGCATTCGGCTTCGACGCCGCCTATCCGGTTGCCGCGCTCGACAGCGAAATGCCGAAACTGATGGCCGATGCGCCGGCGCTGTTCTATGCCCTCGGCAGCGACAGCAAGCTCGATATGCAGATGCAGAACTGGCTGCAGACGGTGCGCATGCAAGGCCGTGCCGGCGTCGCGGCGCCGTCCGCCGTGCACGATGTGCATGTGCTGCTCGATGAAATGCGCCTGTTCAAGGATGCCGAGGAAATCGCCACCATGAAGCGCGCCGCCGCCATTTCGTCCGATGCGCATCGCCGCGCGATGCAGATGTCCCGGCCCGGTTTGCGTGAATACCATCTGGAAGCGGAATTGCTGCATGAATTCCGCCGCAACGGCTCGCAGTTTCCCGCCTACGGCTCGATCGTCGCCACTGGCGCCAATACCTGCGTGCTGCATTACCGTGCCAGCGATGCCGAACTCAAGGATGGCGACCTGGTATTGATCGACGCCGGCTGCGAACTCGACAGCTATGCGTCCGACATTACCCGCACATTCCCTGCCAACGGCAAATTCAGCGGGCCGCAAAAAGAGTTGTATGAAATCGTGGTTGCTTCGCAGGCCGCTGCCGTGGCGGAAACCCGTCCCGGCAAGCGCTTCGTCGACGGTCACGACGCGGCGGTGCGCGTGCTTGCGCAAGGCATGCTGGATACCGGGCTGCTCGACAAGAACAAGGTTGGCTCACTGGAAGACGTGATCGAGAAAGGCGCTTACCGCCAGTTCTACATGCACCGTACCGGCCACTGGCTGGGCATGGATGTACATGATGTGGGCGAATATCGCGAAGTTGCGGCCCTCGACGGCGAAAAGCCATGGCGCAAGCTGCAACCGGGCATGGTGCTCACAATAGAACCCGGCATTTACGTTCGCCCTGAACCCGGCGTCCCGGAGCAATACTGGAATATCGGCATCCGCATCGAGGACGATGCACTGGTAACCGAGAATGGTTGCGAACTCCTTACCGATGCCGCGCCGAAAACGGTCGCCGACATCGAAGCTGTCATGAAACGATGAAGCGGCGTCGGTGATGGCCACGACCGATTACGACATTGCAATCTGCGGCGCCGGTCCGGTCGGACTGGCGCTGGCCTTGCTGCTGGCGCAGCGCGGGATGGCTGCGGCAGGCATCGCGCTGATCGATGCCAAAACACCGGAGCAGGCCGCGCAAGACCCTCGTTCCATTGCTCTTTCGTATGGCAGCCGCCAGGTGCTGGAGCAGATCGGCAGCTGGCCCATCGCGGCCGATGAAATACATGACATTCATGTGTCGCGCCGGGGGCATTTCGGCCGCACGCTGATCCAGCGTGATGAATATCGGCTGCCGGCTCTCGGCTATGTCGCGCGCTACGGTGCGCTGGTGTCGGCACTCGCCGCAGAGGCGCGGCAGGCTGCCATTACCATGCTGCGCCCTGTGCAGATCGATAGCTTTACCGAACATGTGGACCGGGTTGAATTGCAGTTTGCCGACGACAAACGCATCAGCGCGCAAATCATGGTGCAGGCTGAAGGCGGCGTGTATTCCGAGCAGGCGGCCAAGGCCACGCGGCGTGATTATGAGCAGACGGCGATCATTGCCCATGTCACTGCAAGCGTTCCCGTTGCGCATCGCGCGTTCGAGCGTTTTACCGATCAGGGACCGCTTGCCTTGCTGCCGCAGGATGGCGGGTATGCGATGGTGTGGTGCATGCGGCCGGACACTGCCGTGCGTCTTTCCGAATTATCGGATGCCGGATTTCTCGGTGCATTGGGTGAGGCATTCGGCGGGCGAGTCGGAACGTTTACCGGGATCGGTGCACGTGCTACTTACCCGCTTGGGTTGAATGCGAATCCCTCCATCTCCGCGCGGACGATAGCGATTGGCAATGCTGCGCAGACCTTGCATCCGGTGGCGGGCCAGGGATTGAATCTGGGATTGCGGGATGCTGTCGTGCTCGCCAGGTTGCTGGCGGTGGAACTGACGGCATCGGCGCTGGAGCGGTTTGCTGCCGAGCGGCAGGCGGATCGCGGAGTGACGATACGGTTGACTGATGCGATGGCGCGGGTGTTTGCGAGTGCGCCGGAGGGGGCTGTGTCGCAGGCGCTGTTGGGGTTGGGGTTGGGGGTGATGGATACGGTGGGGCCGGTTAAGAGGGTGTTGGCGGAGCAGATGATGTTTGGAAGACGGTAGTGTCCTGAGTTAGAAGTTCGTTGAATTATTCTGCGTATCAGTTGTCCGACGCCTATTGGTTTTCATGGCGAGGACGGCATGGCAGGCAGACCGAAAGCGGAACTGGTGTTGAGCGCGGCGGAAAAAGAGCAATTGCATGCCTGGGCGAGACGGCGTAAGACGGCGCAAGCACTGGCTTTGCGTTCGCGCATCGTCCTGGAATGTGCCGGCGGAGCGGAAAACAAGGCGGTGGCGGTCAAGCTGGCGGTGACGCGCCAAACGGTATCGAAATGGCGCGCCCGCTTTGTTCACATGCGCCTGGATGGTTTGCTCGATGCCCCGCGCTCGGGAGCGCCGCGCACGATTGATGATGCGCGTGTTGATGTTGTGATCGCCAAGACGCTGGAGGAACAACCGTCGAATGCCACACACTGGAGCACGCGGGCTATGGCGCGCGAAGCGAAGCTGTCGCAAACGGCGGTCAGCCGCATCTGGCGCGCCTTCGGTTTGCAACCGCATCGTCAGGAAACGTTCAAGCTGTCCACCGACCCGCTGTTTGTCGAGAAGACCCGCGACATCGTCGGGCTTTATCTCGATCCGCCGCTCAAGGCCATGGTGCTGTGCGTTGACGAGAAGAGCCAGATTCAGGCGCTGGACCGGACCCAGCCTATCTTGCCGCTGGCACCCGGTGTTCCCGAACGGCGCACGCATGACTACCAGCGCCATGGCACGACGACCTTGTTTGCTGCACTCGACATTGCCACCGGTGAAGTCATTGGGCAACTGCATCGACGTCATCGCAGCAGCGAGTTTCTGAAATTCTTGCGTACGATCGAGGCGTCGGTGCCGAATGACCTGGACATTCATCTGGTGATGGATAACTATGGCACGCACAAGACCCCCACCATCCGCAATTGGTTCGCCCGCCACCCGCGTTTCCACGTGCATTTCACACCAACTTCGGCTTCGTGGCTCAACCAGGTCGAGCGCTGGTTCGCCACGCTGACTGAAAAACAAATTCGCCGTGGAACCCATCGTTCGACCCGTCAATTGGAGGACGCCATTCGGCATTACCTGAAACTCAATAACGCCGATCCCAAACCGTTTGTCTGGACCAAATCGGCCGACGACATCTTGGCCAGCATCGAACGCTTTTGTCTGCGAATTTCTAACTCAGGACAGTAGAGTGTGCTTGCTGGCTTTAGCTTGGTGCTTTCTTCGGTAATGCCGTGCCTTGGTTTCTCCGTAGATGCTTGCCGGGACTGGCCCCGGCGGGCCACTCACTTTTTTGCTTCGCCAAAAAAGTAAGCAAAAAAGGCGAACCCTGTATCGCCGCCCCTTCGGGGTTCCCAAAAGAGCGCAGGTTAAAACGGGAAGCGCAGAACTCGCCTTCGGCTCAGACAACTGCGCTTCTTTATCCGTTTTAACCTGCGCTCTTTTGGCGTCGCTACAAGGGAAACTGCCTGAAACCCATCCCCACCCTAGCCCTCCCCTTGAAGGGGAGGGGCAGGGTGGGGATGGTGTGGAAGCACTTCCCGCTGTGAGCAGCCGCTGGAATGCCTGTGCAATCGGATAAGAAGCGCAGTTGTCTGAGCCGCAGGCGAGTTCTGCGCTTCCCGATTGCACAGGCATTCCAGCGGGTACCCCGAAGGGGCTGCGAGCGCCGGTCGCCTTTCTTTGCTTACTTTCTTTGGCGAAGCAAAGAAAGTAAGTGGCCCGCCGGGGCCACTCCCGGCTAGCTCGTCCGAAGAACGAAAAGAACCGAATTACCGAAGAAAAGACTACAACCCTCAAGCCGCCTTCAAAGCAATCAACACCTCATCCAGCATCTTCTTCGCATCCCCAAACAACATCCGATTGTTCTCTTTATAGAACAAGGGATTATCAACCCCCGCATATCCCGAAGCCATACTCCGCTTCATCACAATCGAAGTCTTCGCCTTCCACACTTCCAGCACCGGCATACCCGCAATCGGGCTGCCCGGATCTTCCTGCGCCGCCGGGTTCACGATGTCGTTCGCACCGATCACCATCGCAACATCGGTATCGCCGAAATCATCGTTGAGTTCATCCATCTCCATCACGATGTCGTAAGGCACCTTGGCTTCGGCCAGCAGCACGTTCATATGACCAGGCATGCGCCCCGCTACCGGGTGAATACCGAAGCGCACGTTCACGCCCTTCTCGCGCAACAGCTTGGTGATTTCATACACGGTGTGCTGCGCCTGTGCGACCGCCATGCCGTAACCGGGAACGATGATCACATTCTTCGCTTCGCGCAGCAGTTCCGCCGTTTCGATGGCAACCACCGGCACCACTTCGCCCGCAGGTTGCGCCGCTTCGCCGCCAGCCGGCTTCGGTTTGCCGTTGTCGCTGCCGAAACCGCCGGCAATCACACTGATGAAATTGCGGTTCATCGCGCGGCACATGATGTACGACAGGATCGCACCGCTCGAACCGACCAGCGCGCCGGTCACGATCAGCAGGTCATTCGACAGCATGAAGCCGGTTGCCGCCGCCGCCCAGCCGGAATAGCTATTCAGCATCGAGACCACCACCGGCATGTCGGCGCCGCCGATGGCCATCACCATATGAATGCCGAACAGCAGCGCGATCACGGTCATGACGATCAGCGGCATCATCCCGGCTTCGATCGATTCGGCGCGCAGGAATTGCACACCGAACCAGATCACCAGCAGCAAGCCGGCCAGGTTGAGCAGATGGCGTCCGGGCAGCAGCAGGGGTTTGCCGCCGATACGGGCGGACAGCTTGCCGAACGCGATCAGGGAACCTGAGAACGTTATCGCGCCGATCAGGACGCCGATATAGATCTCGCCTTCATGAATCGCCTTTTCCGCACCGGAGAAATTGGCCGATGCCGCTGGATCGATGAAGCTGGCATAACCGACCAGGGTCGCAGCCAGGCCGACCAGGCTGTGCATCAGCGCGACCAGTTCCGGCATCTGTGTCATTTGCACGGTACGGGCCGCATACAGGCCGATGGCCGCGCCGATCACCATGGCGCCAATGATCCAGGGAATGCCGGCCGGTGTGACAAAAGGGCCGAAGACCGTGGCCAGCACCGCGAGCGCCATGCCGATGATGCCGTACAGATTGCCGCGTCGCGAGGATTCCGGGTTGGACAAGCCGCCCAGACTCAGGATGAACAGGATGGCCGCACCGAGATAGGCGACTGTTGTGAGACTTTCAGACATTTATCGCCCCTCTTATTTACGGAACATCGCCAGCATGCGGCGCGTGACGGCGAAGCCGCCGAACATGTTGATGGTGGTGAGCACGATGCCGATCACTGCCAGCCAGCGTATCCAGTCGCCCGGCCGCTCGGCGCCCATGGCCAGCGGCGGCGCGACCTGCACCAGCGCACCGATGGCGATGATGCTCGAAATTGCATTGGTGACGCTCATCAAGGGCGTATGCAACGCGGGTGTCACGTTCCAGACCACCATGTAGCCGACGAAGCATGCCAGCACGAACACGGTAAAGTGTCCGAGGAATGCCGCCGGCGCATAGGCGCCGATCAGCCAGAACAGCGCTGCGGCGACGCCGAACACGATGGCGATGCGGCTGCCGGAAGCGGGAGCGCCGCTGGCGCCGTGTCCATGTCCCTTCGGTGCCGGAGCGACTGCCGGCTTGGCCTGTGCGGCCTGGCCGGCGGGCGCG includes:
- a CDS encoding LPS-assembly protein LptD, which gives rise to MTVAIAPSLASAQASAPRQKAEDKDGPATVSAEKMSGRPDREVILERDVEIIRGPTTVNADKATYRIVEDEVEASGNIRMRRFGDTYTGDELRLRLEAQEGYVLHPTYRLERNNAQGAAERIDFEGEDRATVTDGTYSTCEGPDPDWYLKSSKLNLDAGREEGYAHKTVVYFKGLPILAAPAMSFPLSEARKTGVLPPTIGTTNRGGLEVTVPYYFNIAPNRDLTLYPKLYARRGLQLGAEARYMGESYFGQTRAEYLPQDRQTGTNRYAISSTHTQVLAPGLSYAWNVNSASDDRYPDDFSRTITTSNQRMLGRDLALNYAGNFWNASARMSNFQVLQDPAAPILRPYDRLPQLTFQTGRQDATGFDWNVDSELTHFYHPDLLRGERFLVNPRISYPIIRPGYFITPRLSLHGSKYHLQDQPAGAPDRLSRFLPTVSLDSGLVFERDAKFFGNTMTQTLEPRLFYVYTPYRDQTAFPIFDTAEADLSFAQLFSENRFIGNDRISDANEITAALISRYIEPSGIERMRMAVGQRFYFNEQRVTLGAARNESRSDLLVSAYGRLTPSVSVEGNLQYSQTLDSVSRANYGVQWQPAPKSVLNLKYRRDRINILEQVDVSGQWPFANRWYGVARVNYSLPDRKVAEGLLGLEYKADCWVFRVVGQRTPTAASNATSAIFFQLELNGLTRLGSNPLDALRANIPGYQLVNQPGNP
- a CDS encoding IS630 family transposase, with translation MAGRPKAELVLSAAEKEQLHAWARRRKTAQALALRSRIVLECAGGAENKAVAVKLAVTRQTVSKWRARFVHMRLDGLLDAPRSGAPRTIDDARVDVVIAKTLEEQPSNATHWSTRAMAREAKLSQTAVSRIWRAFGLQPHRQETFKLSTDPLFVEKTRDIVGLYLDPPLKAMVLCVDEKSQIQALDRTQPILPLAPGVPERRTHDYQRHGTTTLFAALDIATGEVIGQLHRRHRSSEFLKFLRTIEASVPNDLDIHLVMDNYGTHKTPTIRNWFARHPRFHVHFTPTSASWLNQVERWFATLTEKQIRRGTHRSTRQLEDAIRHYLKLNNADPKPFVWTKSADDILASIERFCLRISNSGQ
- a CDS encoding peptidylprolyl isomerase; protein product: MNTFQTMRNAKNPVRQVCRLALATALVCSAGIMPAQAQFKPGADPVAQPAAPAAPAAQNAPQRIYLADAIIAVVNNEVITRQELVQRLRLVETRMRNQGIALPPQQEFQRQMLERMIVDRAQLQLAKEYGIRVDDSMLDRAIARIAEQNKMSLPQFRAQLEKDGTPFARFREDIREDILMQRVREREVDNKIQITESEVDNYLAAEKGAVADQKEFNVAHILVRIPENATAEQIAERRRRAEEVQRQLQAGGDFAKLAATYSDATDALSGGDLGWRSPERLPQLFIEVIANMKKGDVSQVVKSNSGFHIVKFGGERTPSVLKSPGAASVQQTKVRHILIKTNQIVSPADAKRKLTELKQRLDNNAAKFEDLAKLFSNDLSASRGGDLGWIYPGDTVPEFERAMDTLQPGQVSEPVESPFGYHLIQVVERKKDDVSQERQRLIARQTIRERKLEEATQDWLRQVRDRAYVEYRFDNETR
- the pntB gene encoding Re/Si-specific NAD(P)(+) transhydrogenase subunit beta, whose translation is MSESLTTVAYLGAAILFILSLGGLSNPESSRRGNLYGIIGMALAVLATVFGPFVTPAGIPWIIGAMVIGAAIGLYAARTVQMTQMPELVALMHSLVGLAATLVGYASFIDPAASANFSGAEKAIHEGEIYIGVLIGAITFSGSLIAFGKLSARIGGKPLLLPGRHLLNLAGLLLVIWFGVQFLRAESIEAGMMPLIVMTVIALLFGIHMVMAIGGADMPVVVSMLNSYSGWAAAATGFMLSNDLLIVTGALVGSSGAILSYIMCRAMNRNFISVIAGGFGSDNGKPKPAGGEAAQPAGEVVPVVAIETAELLREAKNVIIVPGYGMAVAQAQHTVYEITKLLREKGVNVRFGIHPVAGRMPGHMNVLLAEAKVPYDIVMEMDELNDDFGDTDVAMVIGANDIVNPAAQEDPGSPIAGMPVLEVWKAKTSIVMKRSMASGYAGVDNPLFYKENNRMLFGDAKKMLDEVLIALKAA
- the murU gene encoding N-acetylmuramate alpha-1-phosphate uridylyltransferase MurU, whose translation is MKAMIFAAGRGERMRPLTDTCPKPLLTVRGRPLILWHILNLVRADIKDIVINHAHLGDMIEEALGDGSKYGARISYSAEGTALETAGGVAKARHLLGEEPFVAVAADVYCPHFDFEQVKEALQDNDMWGNPHPADKRDVAWLYLVKNPAHHLKGDFALNSFSIANEGDPRFTFSGIGVYRTEIFDSVQAGQSAPIAPILREYAARGQVGGEVYRGDWTDVGTPERLAQLNG
- a CDS encoding UbiH/UbiF/VisC/COQ6 family ubiquinone biosynthesis hydroxylase — translated: MATTDYDIAICGAGPVGLALALLLAQRGMAAAGIALIDAKTPEQAAQDPRSIALSYGSRQVLEQIGSWPIAADEIHDIHVSRRGHFGRTLIQRDEYRLPALGYVARYGALVSALAAEARQAAITMLRPVQIDSFTEHVDRVELQFADDKRISAQIMVQAEGGVYSEQAAKATRRDYEQTAIIAHVTASVPVAHRAFERFTDQGPLALLPQDGGYAMVWCMRPDTAVRLSELSDAGFLGALGEAFGGRVGTFTGIGARATYPLGLNANPSISARTIAIGNAAQTLHPVAGQGLNLGLRDAVVLARLLAVELTASALERFAAERQADRGVTIRLTDAMARVFASAPEGAVSQALLGLGLGVMDTVGPVKRVLAEQMMFGRR
- a CDS encoding aminoglycoside phosphotransferase family protein, with the protein product MSVNIASDLRLQEAKQWLATLPEIKAQPESIRPASSDASFRRYFRVDAPDNATYILMDAPPQQEDVRPFIHVAELFGQSGASVPHIVAQDIERGYLLLSDLGSTTYLHQLNHDTAHKLYLDAIDSLILIQTQSKPGELPEYDRALLHRELMLFPDWYIGKHLGITMTSQQTETLNKVFDVLLANNLAQPQVYVHRDYHSRNLMVTSQGNPGILDFQDAVYGPITYDLVSLLRDAYIQWDEEMVLDWTIRYWERARRAGLPVTPDIDAFYRDFEFMGLQRHLKVLGIFARLYHRDGKDAYLKDLPLVMEYTRKAAGRYNNLAPLIRLLDELEEKGPSVGFTF
- a CDS encoding aminopeptidase P N-terminal domain-containing protein, giving the protein MKSYAARRAALMAQMQAKGGGVAIIPTAHEVMRNRDADYPYRHDSYFYYLSGFTEPEAVIVLVAGKVNQTILFCREKNLEREIWDGYRYGPEAAREAFGFDAAYPVAALDSEMPKLMADAPALFYALGSDSKLDMQMQNWLQTVRMQGRAGVAAPSAVHDVHVLLDEMRLFKDAEEIATMKRAAAISSDAHRRAMQMSRPGLREYHLEAELLHEFRRNGSQFPAYGSIVATGANTCVLHYRASDAELKDGDLVLIDAGCELDSYASDITRTFPANGKFSGPQKELYEIVVASQAAAVAETRPGKRFVDGHDAAVRVLAQGMLDTGLLDKNKVGSLEDVIEKGAYRQFYMHRTGHWLGMDVHDVGEYREVAALDGEKPWRKLQPGMVLTIEPGIYVRPEPGVPEQYWNIGIRIEDDALVTENGCELLTDAAPKTVADIEAVMKR